Proteins from one Penicillium digitatum chromosome 2, complete sequence genomic window:
- a CDS encoding Inositol-pentakisphosphate 2-kinase codes for MTQPNLLELPPGVQLIYLAEGGANVIYRFVRTPVFTKKDPKRSSPSAHDPDHCLPTQLTGKLLRLRKETAADISYIKIVRNFDTIIRPLFNPEELVDQILIKLPDGLVSSCNEQLQTAESNGARPKKRHGSYLCLHEPFGLLITDMTTAGDLGTSLAELKPKWLNQSPSAPATAHRCRTCALREMKNRESQLQGLKERRSFCPLDLVSEQYENVMRATGLIKGCKDRSRLARILYRNPTLQRLQSLQKTERDVGLQGPAAQSQEISLAMTLRDCTMYIKIPHDEKSPVEIRLGDLDLKTGAGGKAGYWRDLETRLIDQGWYRGSNISQYAGECALHSP; via the exons ATGACCCAGCCCAATCTACTTGAACTCCCTCCGGGGGTTCAGCTTATCTACCTTGCCGAGGGAGGAGCAAACGTGATTTATCGATTTGTCAGAACTCCAGTATTCACCAAAAAAGACCCAAAGAGGTCATCTCCATCTGCACACGACCCGGATCATTGCCTACCAACCCAACTCACGGGAAAATTGCTCCGACTTCGGAAAGAAACCGCAGCCGACATTTCCTACATAAAGATTGTCCGGAACTTCGACACCATCATCCGACCGTTGTTCAACCCGGAAGAACTAGTCGACCAAATCCTCATCAAACTGCCAGACGGTCTCGTCTCCAGCTGTAACGAGCAACTCCAGACCGCCGAATCAAATGGCGCGCGGCCAAAGAAGCGTCATGGCAGCTATCTCTGTCTACATGAGCCATTCGGCCTCCTTATCACCGACATGACAACAGCCGGAGACCTCGGCACGAGTCTAGCCGAGCTTAAACCCAAATGGCTCAACCAGTCGCCGTCAGCGCCCGCGACAGCGCATAGATGTCGGACCTGTGCGTTAAGGGAGATGAAAAACCGTGAGTCGCAACTCCAAGGCCTGAAAGAGCGGCGGTCGTTCTGTCCGCTGGACCTGGTGTCGGAGCAGTATGAGAATGTGATGCGGGCGACAGGGTTGATCAAAGGGTGCAAGGATCGATCGCGACTGGCCCGTATTTTGTATCGGAATCCGACGCTGCAGAGACTGCAGTCCTTGCAGAAGACGGAGAGGGATGTCGGGCTGCAGGGTCCGGCGGCGCAATCTCAGGAGATCTCACTTGCGATGACGCTGCGGGACTGTACCATGTATATCAAG ATCCCCCATGACGAAAAGTCACCTGTTGAAATCCGCCTTGGCGACCTCGATCTGAAGACCGGCGCTGGCGGCAAAGCTGGCTATTGGCGGGACTTGGAAACACGGCTGATTGACCAGGGCTGGTATCGGGGAAGCAATATCAGTCAATATGCGGGCGAGTGCGCTTTGCACAGCCCGTGA
- a CDS encoding NUDIX hydrolase domain-like, whose amino-acid sequence MDPKVGVGVFVFNAAGKFVIGKRKGSLGAGTWGLPGGHLEFGESFETCAARETLEETGLKIQNVRFLNATNSIMKMENKHYITIFMGGVCEEGVDPQVIEPEKCEGWEWISWDELRIYGDEERKACVGVEGRRLFSPLLELFRQRPEFRV is encoded by the exons ATGGACCCCAAAGTTGGAGTCGGCGTCTTCGTTTTCAATGCTGCAGGCAAATTCGTCATTGGCAAGCGAAAGGGAAGTCTTGGTGCTG GCACATGGGGATTACCGGGTGGACACCTCGAGTTTGGTGAATCCTTCGAGACCTGTGCAGCGCGTGAGACCCTTGAAGAAACAGGCCTGAAGATCCAGAATGTACGGTTCCTGAATGCCACGAATTCAATCATGAAAATGGAGAATAAACACTACATTACCATTTTCATGGGTGGTGTCTGTGAGGAGGGTGTTGATCCTCAG GTGATTGAGCCGGAGAAGTGCGAGGGATGGGAATGGATTTCATGGGATGAGTTGCGGATCTATGGGGACGAGGAGAGAAAGGCTTGTGTCGGGGTTGAGGGGAGGAGGTTGTTTTCGCCTCTTTTGGAGTTGTTTAGACAGCGTCCGGAGTTTCGGGTTTGA
- a CDS encoding Short-chain dehydrogenase/reductase SDR yields the protein MFDFLSAIITTSLLSIGIVSCIIYYLNSNLSERVVNHFQASEPWIPENELVLLTGGSGGIGRQIMEDLSRKQVRVVILDINPPTLELPENVTFYHTDITSAQSLSKTGAAIRKSHGEPTVIINNAGVFHHGTILEMPEEKLRQTFDVNLISHFLLMKEFLPFMIRMNRGHVITVASVASFLTLGEMVSYAASKAGAMSFQEGLRQELKYWHKAPNVRTSIIHPLWVQTPMIKGFTTYEADFRQPLLNVKDVSQAVVEHIVTWKSGQTSVPTHSSVIGSLRASPLWLQEAVRSYLSKVLLQVRTLKHHRKSDVVEP from the exons ATGTTTGACTTCTTGAGTGCTATCATCACCACGTCTTTGCTGAGCATTGGGATCGTCTCGTGTATCATTTACTACCTCAACTCCAATCTTTCCGAGCGAGTTGTCAACCACTTCCAGGCCAGCGAGCCATGGATCCCAGAAAATGAGCTAGTCCTGCTGACCGGCGGGAGTGGTGGCATCGGCAGACAAATAATGGAAGACCTTTCTCGCAAGCAAGTACGCGTGGTGATCCTTGATATCAACCCGCCTACCTTGGAGCTTCCCGAAAACGTGACATTCTACCATACAGATATCACATCGGCCCAATCTCTTTCCAAAACGGGCGCTGCTATTCGCAAGTCACATGGAGAGCCAACCGTGATCATCAACAACGCGGGTGTTTTCCACCATGGTACCATTCTCGAAATGCCAGAGGAGAAACTGCGTCAGACCTTCGATGTCAACCTCATCTCTCATTTCCTCCTCATGAAAGAATTCCTTCCGTTTATGATCCGCATGAACCGGGGCCATGTCATAACAGTTGCGAGCGTTGCGAGCTTTCTGACTCTCGGCGAGATGGTGAGCTATGCTGCTTCGAAAGCGGGCGCCATGTCTTTCCAGGAAGGTCTCCGGCAAGAGTTAAAGTATTGGCACAAGGCTCCAAATGTGCGGACGAG CATCATTCACCCTTTGTGGGTCCAGACTCCCATGATCAAAGGCTTCACCACATATGAAGCTGATTTCCGGCAACCACTCCTGAATGTAAAGGACGTCTCCCAGGCAGTGGTGGAACACATTGTTACTTGGAAAAGTGGGCAAACCAGTGTGCCTACCCATTCGTCGGTGATTGGGTCGCTCAGGGCCTCGCCCCTGTGGCTACAAGAGGCAGTGCGCTCATACTTGTCGAAAGTTCTCCTGCAAGTGCGGA CATTGAAGCACCATCGGAA ATCTGATGTCGTTGAACCGTGA